In Hydra vulgaris chromosome 06, alternate assembly HydraT2T_AEP, a genomic segment contains:
- the LOC136081790 gene encoding uncharacterized protein LOC136081790 isoform X2: MKKKDLQKYIDSLTDNPSTIIIDFLRFLESTRSTIEPSSSGTVVSTLTATSGTSSSATIVLLSSASSGPSSSGTIEPCSSSTIVSCSSATTVPPAQPSAELTYEAYRVYRTQHPGPTSNRSYLRWIQFGGKDDPLFRWPYYPPNRSAGDSSRGTASGRGRRGRPRRNVIWLAK; the protein is encoded by the exons atgaaaaaaaaagacttacaaaaatatatagattCTCTAACAGATa ATCCTAGCACTATCATTATAGATTTTTTGAGATTTC TTGAATCGACAAGGTCTACTATTG aaccATCTTCATCTGGTACAGTTG TTTCAACTTTAACTGCAACAAGtg GAACATCTTCATCTGCTACAAttg TTTTATTGTCGTCTGCATCAAGTG GACCATCTTCATCTGGTACGATtg AACCGTGTTCATCTTCTACGATtg TTTCATGTTCATCTGCAACGACTG TTCCACCTGCTCAACCTTCTGCTG aGCTTACATATGAAGCCTACAGGGTTTACAGGACCCAGCATCCTGGACCCACCAGCAACAGATCATATTTGCGTTGGATCCAGTTTGGGGGCAAAGATGACCCTCTTTTTAGATGGCCCTATTATCCCCCAAACAGGAGTGCTGGGGACAGCAGCAGAGGTACTGCAAGTGGTCGTGGCAGAAGAGGTCGACCTAGGCGGAATGTTATATGGCTTGCAAAAtga
- the LOC136081790 gene encoding uncharacterized protein LOC136081790 isoform X1, protein MFGWKFPDDHIIYKDFKRSMTNVFIHNLLQKISLFNVCKGIEQEIINSSVLNHVIPSDYDLDTLSPMQYKELKRHKDCRVLHEESECDVCKKVEVVLKKQFKSKIKINNTAAKLKAPLTKTSKNRIVLALQRERVQTKELKEKIDRMRREINAKVVELNKDFINDINHIIESNHQIMTPFMKLFWEEQKKASTNQKSLKYHPMIIRFCLSLSMKSASAYDELRNSTILTLPSRRTLSDYKNAVHPSVGFNPNVIEELKMITKNLNEVQRFIVLSFDEIKISENLVYDKHSNELIGFVDLGDPHLNYSTFKDIDDLASHCLVYYVRGVASDLKFALAYFATKGITASQIMSTFWKAVSVLELECALKVIAAVSDGASPN, encoded by the coding sequence ATGTTTGGTTGGAAATTTCCTGATGAtcatataatttacaaagattttaaaagaagtatGACAAATGTATTCATACACAACTTACTGCAAAAAATATCACTGTTTAATGTTTGCAAAGGAATTgaacaagaaataataaattccaGTGTATTAAATCATGTTATACCTTCTGATTACGACCTTGATACATTATCTCCCATGCAATATAAAGAGTTAAAACGACATAAAGATTGTAGGGTTTTACATGAAGAAAGTGAATGTGATGTTTGTAAAAAGGTTGAAGTagtattgaaaaaacaatttaaatctaaaataaagattaataacaCTGCAGCAAAGTTAAAAGCTCCTCTAACAAAAACATCAAAGAACAGAATTGTTCTTGCGTTACAACGAGAACGAGttcaaacaaaagaattaaaagaaaaaattgatcgGATGAGAAGAGAAATCAATGCAAAGGTTGTGGAACTtaacaaagattttattaatgatataaatCACATTATAGAATCCAACCACCAGATTATGACACCATTTATGAAATTATTCTGGGAAGAGCAAAAAAAAGCTTCTACTAATCAGAAGAGTTTAAAGTATCATCCTATGATTATTAGATTCTGCTTATCTCTTTCCATGAAATCAGCATCGGCATATGACGAACTTAGGAATTCCACGATACTCACTTTGCCAAGTCGCAGGACTCTAAGTGATTACAAAAATGCAGTACACCCATCAGTGGGGTTTAATCCTAATGTAATTGAAGAACTAAAAATGataactaaaaacttaaatgagGTCCAAAGATTTATAGTACTCTCTTTTGATGAAATCAAAATTAGTGAAAATTTAGTGTACGACAAGCACTCAAATGAGCTTATCGGCTTTGTTGATCTTGGAGATCCACATCTAAATTATAGCACTTTCAAAGACATTGATGACCTTGCTTCCCATTGCTTAGTTTACTATGTTAGAGGTGTTGCTTCCGATTTAAAGTTTGCTTTGGCATATTTTGCTACTAAAGGTATTACTGCGAGCCAAATTATGTCTACTTTTTGGAAAGCAGTGTCTGTGTTAGAATTAGAGTGTGCTCTTAAAGTAATTGCTGCTGTGTCTGATGGTGCTTCTCCTAATTAA